One segment of Macrotis lagotis isolate mMagLag1 chromosome 1, bilby.v1.9.chrom.fasta, whole genome shotgun sequence DNA contains the following:
- the LOC141490738 gene encoding LOW QUALITY PROTEIN: vomeronasal type-1 receptor 1-like (The sequence of the model RefSeq protein was modified relative to this genomic sequence to represent the inferred CDS: inserted 1 base in 1 codon): MTPNGMILRIIFLSQIGIGLLGNSFLLCCYIITFFTGARLRPIDWLLTHLSFVNDLVLLSKGIPQIMITLGLNNFLDDVVCKLVFYFHRVGWGLCLCTTCLLSGFQAIIISTGPSRCIQLKARITKYIIFFCLFSWTLHLLINYRAFVYIKGSQRHKNITEXTEFGFCSVASNSTFIVPSYLYLFMISLLDAICIGIMVCSSGSMISVLCRHHQRVHHIYSTRISPRASPETRATQTILLLVIIFFSFYTFNCILVMYMHFVKISSWMKNFNVILVAYFPAWSPFVLIISDSQISKYYLTLWGRLCSPFIHSSLRY, from the exons ATGACTCCTAATGGCATGATACTAAGAAttatcttcctctctcagattgGAATCGGACTCTTAGGGAATTCCTTCCTTCTGTGCTGTTACATCATCACCTTCTTCACTGGTGCCAGACTGAGGCCCATAGACTGGCTTCTTACTCATTTGTCTTTTGTCAATGACTTGGTGCTTCTCTCAAAAGGGATCCCTCAGATAATGATTACTTTGGGGCTCAACAATTTCCTGGATGATGTGGTATGTAAACTTGTGTTTTATTTTCACCGAGTAGGGTGGGGCCTTTGTCTCTGTACCACCTGCCTCTTGAGTGGCTTCCAGGCCATCATCATCTCTACTGGACCATCCAGATGTATACAACTCAAAGCTAGAATTACAAAGTATATAATCTTCTTCTGTCTCTTCAGTTGGACCCTCCATCTACTTATAAATTATAGAGCTTTTGTCTATATAAAAGGATCACAAAGACACAAAAACATCACTG ATACAGAATTTGGATTTTGCTCAGTAGCTTCTAATTCTACATTTATTGTCCCATCATATTTATATCTATTCATGATTTCCCTTCTTGATGCTATATGTATAGGAATCATGGTCTGCTCCAGTGGCTCCATGATCTCTGTGCTGTGTAGACACCACCAGAGAGTCCACCACATTTATAGTACCAGAATCTCTCCTAGAGCTTCTCCTGAGACCAGAGCCACCCAGACCATCCTGCTACtggtaattatatttttttctttttatactttcaaTTGTATCTTGGTAATGTATATGCATTTTGTAAAGATATCCTCTTGGATGAAAAATTTCAATGTCATCCTGGTTGCCTACTTTCCAGCTTGGAGTCCCTTTGTGCTGATAATCAGTGACTCCCAGATATCTAAGTACTACTTAACTCTTTGGGGTAGATTATGTTCTCCATTCATCCATTCCTCCTTGAGGTATTAG